The Vibrio tarriae genome includes the window GACATGCCCATTATTCGCAGCTTATGTACCGTCTACATTGAGGTATGGCGTGGGGTGCCTTTAATTACCGTACTTTTCATGGCTTCGGTAATGCTGCCACTCTTTTTATCTCAAGGCAGTGAGATAGATAAACTACTGCGTGCCTTGATTGGCGTGGTGATGTTCAGTGCCGCGTACATGGCGGAAGTGATCCGTGGTGGTTTGCAAGCGATTCCCAAAGGTCAGTATGAGGCGGCCGATGCGCTAGGTCTAAGTTACTGGAAAAAAATGGGGCTGATTATTCTGCCGCAAGCGCTGAAAATCACCATTCCATCGATTGTAAATACCTTTATTGGTTTATTTAAAGACACCAGTCTGGTGTTGATTATCGGCATGTTTGATGTGCTCGGCATCGGACAATCCGCCAATACCGACCCTAATTGGCTCGGTTTTGCTACAGAAAGTTATGTTTTTGTCGCGTTAGTGTTCTGGATCTTCTGCTTTGGCATGTCGAGATACTCGATTTGGCTCGAAGGCAAGCTCCATACCGGTCACAAACGATAAGTCACTTTGCAAGGAACGTATTATGACGCAACAACTCAACCAAGATTTTATGATTCAAATTAAAGACATGAATAAATGGTATGGTGAATTTCACGTGCTGAAAAACATCAATCTGAATGTCAAAAAAGGCGAACGTATCGTGATTTGCGGGCCATCCGGCTCAGGAAAATCGACCATGATCCGCTGTATTAACCGTCTTGAAGAGCACCAAAAAGGGCAAATCATGGTAGCGGGGAATGAGCTAACCGAAGATTTGAAAGATATCGAACTAGTACGCCGTGAAGTCGGCATGTGTTTTCAACATTTCAATCTTTTCCCTCATCTGACAGTTTTGGAAAATTGCACGCTCGCGCCGATTTGGGTCAAGAAAATGCCCAAAGATAAGGCGGAAGAAATTGCCATGAAATATCTCACTCGGGTGCGTATTCCAGAGCAAGCGGATAAATATCCAGGTCAGCTCTCCGGTGGTCAACAGCAACGGGTTGCCATTGCTCGATCACTCTGTATGAACCCGCAAATTATGCTGTTTGATGAGCCCACATCAGCACTCGACCCCGAAATGGTGCGTGAAGTGCTGGATGTCATGGTTGAACTTGCAGAAGAAGGTATGACCATGCTATGTGTGACCCACGAAATGGGCTTTGCGAAAGAAGTGGCAGACCGAGTTATTTTCATGGATGCAGGAGAAATCATTGAGGAAAATAACCCTAAAGAATTCTTTGAAAACCCGCAATCGGATCGTACACAGAACTTCCTTGCACAGATCCTGCATCACTAATCCGCGGTACTCACTTCATCGTCATTGATTCAGAAGCGTTAATCGCTTCTGAATTCTTTTAAAATCATGCAAATAAAATGAATGCAATCGGTGAATGAGATGAAACATCGTGTTACAACTGCACATAACCTTAACCACCGATTTTGATTATTATTGAGTTAGACAGCACAAGGGGCTTGAAATTTATGGCATTGAGCCTCATAACTGTCCCTGTAGCAATCAGTACTTTTAATAGAGGAAAAGTATGAATACGCCAATGTTTACCAGAACTTCCAGCTTGGAACGTACTCTTGAAACCAACAAGGTTTTGAAGAATACCTACTTCCTGCTTTCTATGACCCTTGTCACCAGTGCGATTGCCGCAATGGCGACTATGGCTATCGGCATTTCGCCTATCGTTGCTTTAGTGATGCAGTTGGCTGCCATTGGCATTCTGTTTTTCGTGATGCCAAAAGCGATTAACTCATCGTCAGGCGTAGTATGGACTTTTGCCTTTACTGGACTGATGGGTGGTGCTCTTGGTCCAATGCTTAATTTCTATGCGGCGATGCCAAATGGCCCGATCGTCATTGCGCAAGCACTAGGCCTGACTGGTATGGTGTTTTTAGGTCTCTCAGCTTATACAATTACCAGCAAGAAAGATTTCTCTTTCATGCGTAATTTCCTATTCGCTGGCTTGATCATTGTGATTGTTGCTGCATTGATTAACATCTTTGTTGGCTCAACGGTGGCTCATCTGGCTATCAGCAGTGTTTCTGCACTGGTGTTTTCGGGTTTCATTCTATTTGATACCAGCCGTATTGTGCGTGGTGAAGAAACCAACTATATCTCTGCAACGATTTCTATGTACTTGAATATCCTGAACCTGTTCACTAGCTTGTTGAGCATTCTGGGTATCATGAACAACAACGATTAATCGCTTAGATCGTTTCATGTTAAGCCCGATGAACTCATCGGGCTTTTTTATGCTTGAGCCACACTTTGAGCTTCGCTACCCTATGCGCAAATTGACAACCACAGAAACTCACCATGCTTGAATATCAAGGCAAAACTATCGACACCGACGCTCAAGGTTATCTTCTTGACTTTACACAATGGGAAGAAGGGATGATCGCTCTTTTAGCAGAGCAAGAAGGGATTGAACTGACGGATGCCCATTTAGAAGTGGTTCATTTTGTCCGTCGTTTCTATGAGGAGTTTAAAACTTCCCCTGCCATTCGTATGTTGGTCAAAGCGATGGAAAAAGAGCACGGCCCAGAAAAAGGCAACAGTAAGTACCTGTTTAAACTCTTTCCGAAAGGCCCCGCCAAACAAGCGACAAAACTGGCTGGCTTACCAAAACCGGCGAAGTGCTTATAAGATTTAAAAACTCCATAGCGAAGTCATCGTATTCGGCTTCGCTCTTACACTCTTCCTACTTAATGCTACAAAATTTCAAACCCTTGATAGTCATGACCTGTATCACTGCTTAAGCGGCGCACTTGTCGAACGCTGGCGGTTTTAGGTCCTTCCTGCAACCATAGATATAATTCATCTAATCTGTCAGGTGAACCACAAGCCACAACTTCTACATCTCCGTTATTGAGATTTTTCGCGTAACCCGTTAAACCCAACTTCAGACCTTGATGAGACGTGTGATAGCGAAATCCCACACCTTGCACATGGCCTGATACGATAAACTTACTGCATTGTTTTTCCATCTTTTCATCCTGATTCATGCCGATGTTCAGACCACAGAATGCTTTCTTTCCTGTGGCATAAGAAAGCCATATTCATCGATACGACTTTAATGAAACTGGTTCAAGCATAGCCGATATCCACGTTATCCCAACCCTCACACCGCAAGGAAGGGGCTTTTCTTTTGCTTTTCTTCATCAGTTCCACGACAATAGCCGCCCATTTCTATTTCCATCTGAGTAGCGTAATGACTCCTGCAATTTATTTGGTCAAAGGTCGAGACAAATCTTTGCGTCGTAAACATCCGTGGATTTTTTCTCGTGGGATCAGCAAAGTCGAAGGGGCCCCTGAACTGGGAGAAACTGTCGATGTTTACTCCTTTGAAGGCAAATGGTTAGCCAAAGCGGCCTACTCACCGCATTCACAAATTACCGCTCGCGTCTGGAGCTTTGAACAAGAGCCAATTGATCGCAATTTCTTCATTAAACGCATCGAACAAGCACAATTGTTGCGCAACGATATTATCGAACGTGATGGCTTAACCGGTTACCGTTTAATTGCCGCAGAATCAGACGGCTTACCTGGTATTACTATCGACAAATATCAAGACTATTTGGTCTGCCAACTACTGAGTGCCGGTGCCGAGTATCAAAAACAAACTCTGGTCGAGGCATTATTACATTGCTTCCCTGAGTGCAACATCTATGAGCGTTCCGATGTTGCGGTGCGTAAAAAAGAAGGGCTGGAAGAGCGCGTAGGTGTACTGCACGGTGAATTACCACCTAAATCGGTCGTGATTGAAGAAAATGGCGTTAAGATCAGCGTCGATATTGTCGGTGGACATAAAACGGGTTTCTATCTGGATCAACGCGATAGTCGCTTCCAATCCATGAAATACGTTAAAGATAAAGAAGTGCTGAACTGCTTCTCTTATACGGGTGGTTTTGGTTTATATGCGCTGAAAGGCGGAGCTAAGCGTGTTATCAACACGGATGTCTCTCAGCCAGCTTTAGATACAGCCAAATTCAATGCCGAATTGAACGGTTTCGATATCAGTAAAAAGCGGGCGGTGTTCTTGAATGCCGATGTGTTTAAACTGCTGCGTGAATACCGCGACCAAGGTACACGTTTTGATGTTGTTGTCATGGATCCACCTAAATTTGCCGAATCCAAAGCCCAACTGGATGGTGCATGCCGCGGCTATAAAGACATCAACATGCTGGCAATGCAAATCTTAAACCCTGGTGGCACCCTGCTCACCTACTCTTGTTCCGGGTTAATGGATCAAGTGCTATTTCAGAAAATCATTGCCGATGCGGCTCTCGATGCTGGACGCGATGTAAAGTTTGTTGAGCGTTTTGAACAAGCGGCCGATCACCCAACAGATACCGCTTATCCTGAAGGTTTTTATCTCAAAGGCTTTGCTTGTAAGGTTTTATAAGCGATGGCGTGAGCGAACGTTAGCAAGCATAGAAAAGCGGTCTCAATGGAGGCCGCTTTTTACTTGCCACTCTTCACTTTTCACCACGCGGTTACGCCCGAGTTTCTTCGCCGTCAATAATGCATGATCCGCCAGCTTCAAAACGGTTTCATAACTCTCCGCCTGCTGCGCATCGGCAAACCCAATACTCACTGTCACATTTAATCCCGGTGCTACTGCAGACAGATCAACCTGCTCAATCTTACAACGCAGCTTTTCAAAATAGCCCCAAGCTTGCTTAGGATCCCCTAGGTATAAGATGGTGAACTCTTCACCGCCCCATCTCGCCACTCGGGTTTTGTCGCCAACATACCCAAGTAACTCTTGTGATACCGCTACAATGGCTTGGTCGCCGATAATGTGCGAATAACGGTCATTAATCTGCTTGAAGTGATCAATATCCAGCAGCGCAATACTGACTTGATGTTCTGGATATTGAAGACGTAAAAAGGCTTGTTTGAGATACATGTCAAACGCGCGGCGATTGGCAAGCCCAGTTAAAGCATCTTCTTTTGATAACCTTTCAAACTTTTCCGCTTGCAGACGCAACTTTTGGGTTTGTAGAGCAACCTGCTCCACAAGGTAAAGTTCGCGCCGTTTTAGCATTCGAATACGCCACATGACAAGTGAGGCCGCCAACGCTAACAGCAACATGCCAGCCATAAAAATTACTTCTTTGCGCTGCCACAAATGAGGTTCAATAGTAAACACGTAACTAAAAGTGGCATCATTCCACTCACCATACGGATAACGGGCACTCACAAAAAATCGATATTTACCTGGTGCTAAATTGGTGTATTCCGCTTGGGTGTTATGACCTCGATATGACCAGCCCCGATCAAACCCTTCGAGTTTTGTTCGATATTGCAATCGCTCTGACATCACAAAACCTAGCCCCACATATCCAAAGCTCACCCGGTTTGTGCCCGCCGCGGCAAGGTGTTGCTGATCAGGATTAATGCTTTCGCTGTCAAAACTGACAGATTCCAAAACCACAGGTAAACGCAATTCACTCAGTTGCCGAAGACGTTGCACCTTTATACTTGAAACGCCTTTTGCGGTCGCAAAAAGAAGCTCACCATTCGGCAAACTTGCAGACGCAGGGTTGGTACCTCCATTTGCCTGACTGGTTGCCATTCCGTCACCTTCATCAAAATGCTCAAATTCAAGCTGCGTGTTCATACCATCAGCGACTGCTAACATCTGATCATAGTTGAGCTTCCACACCCCGCGGTTACTCGACAGCCAAACATGTCCCTCACTATCACGTAGCATTTGAAAGAACTTATCAATCGGTAAGCCTGCTGCTCGACCCACTAAAGATAGACTGCCATCACTCAATCGATAACGAACAATGCCTCGATCAGTTGCCATCCAAACATAGTCTGGCTCCATATAGAAACCAAACACATACTGTGCTTGCTCCAGTGCTGTTAAATCAATCGGCCGGATCTTGCCTTCAGTATCAAAATAGGCAACGCCAACCGCTGTACCAATCCAGAGCTGGCCTTTCGCATCCATGGCAAGTGCCATAATGTAGTCGTCTGGGAGTGGTGAATTCTTCTTATTGTAAGTCGTTAGCATACCTTTAGGCGTTCGCTTAACGATGCCATTTTGCGTACCAATCCACAGGTTATCTTTTGCGTCGGTGACTATGGCTCTAACTTCATTACTGGGTAAACCGTTATTTTCATCCAGAACAGAGCGCAACTGGCCATTCTGCCAAAGGAGTAATCCCTTTTGTACAGAACCTATCCAAACACTCTCGTTTTGCTGATCCGCTTTCGCCAGGCTTAATATGGATGGATGAATAGTAACATCTGGAGTCAGCGCGCTATGCGCCAATCCGTCTTCAATAATACTTAATCCACGGCTAGTACCGACCATGACTCGTCGCTCATCTAATGGCAACAAGGTACGGACATAATCACCCACTAATCCTTTATCACTGTTGATGTTGATGAAGGGCGCATCACGCAACCGCATGATGCCAGCGTTGGTACCCACCCATACACTGCCTTCGATATCTTGATACCAAGAGAGAACTCGGCTATCGGGTAAACCACGGCTCGGCTCTAAGAATTGCAGTTGCTGATTTTTCAGGCGAGCAATACCGCGATTGACAGTACCAATCCACCAGTTTCCCGCGCGATCTTGCTCAACCAGAGTCACCATGTCTTTTTCTAACGGTGAAAACAGAGATTGAAAGCTTTCTTCAGTATTGATCCAAACTCCATGATCGGTTGCCACGACAAGCTCTTGATTCAAACTGATGGAAATATAGTTAATTCGCTCATAGCGCCCTATAGGAAGTTCCATAACTGACGATTGCCAATTATTAAAGCGATACAACCCTTTGTCGGTGGCCGCAAATACTACACCTTGTTGATTTTTGACTAAGCGATAAGCGCTGACATCGGTCAGTAGCCATCGATCTTCGCCATAACGATTATCGCCCAAATATGGCCGAACCATTACACCAAGACCTTCAACCGCTAGCCATAAGTTTTGCGCATCATCAATCAATGCACTATTGACTAGGCTAGGCGCAGAGGGAAAAGATTGCCAGCCATAACTCTGCCTTTGAGTGATACTTCCTCGAGCACCTGCCACCAACAACCCATTGTTATACATTGGTAGTAAGGTGCGAGTACCTGAATCTGCCATTCCTGTTTGCGGACTACGATCAAACACCTGAAAATTGATGCCGTTATATCGCACCACACCTTCCCAAGTGGCAAACCACAAATAACCGTCTCGTGTCTGGGCAATACTATTAATACTGTTGTGAGGTAAGCCATCAGTGGAGGTCCAAGTCTCCACAAAATAGTCTGAAATATGTTCGACTACGGCATAAACAGATGAACTGATGATCAGTAAAATCACTGAACAAATCCGCCCCCCGCAGCAAGCTAAAAGCCTAATTCCTGTCATTATTCTAATGGTCCTTTACACTGGAAAACCGCCCCATTCTGGGTCTCAATGTTTTCTAGCATTAAGCTGGATAATTTTATTATTCGCTGATCATTTGGGCGTAATACAAAACACCAAATCACCGAGGATGATAAGCGTTTTTTGATTTTGAAGCCTAGCTTTCCTTTACTCACTTGTCATAACAAGTGACTCAGGTTTTACTGACATTGCAAGACGACAACGATATCCGTTCAAGATGCTTGGCTATACTCTTCCTTTTTATTGTCCGCCAAGGTTTCATTACTTTTTCTTTCGTCGTCAATTGAAGTGATGGATTATCTAATTTCTGATCACACTAATCACCATGTTTCTCTCATTTTTGTCGCACACAATTCATTATAAAAAATAAACTTTTCTGCTGAATTTTGCCAAAATTTCAGCCGAAAGAGTGAACGTAAGCATTCTATATTGAAACCGTTTGTCGATTATCTGCGTATTAGAATATACCCTTAAAAACACTCCGTATTTGTTTGGTTAATAAAGGTCTACACTACCACTAGATCTATTCTGAGCTATAGCTCGGAATCGCACAGGCATATCTCTTCAATAAGGAAAAAATAATGATTCAAATCGGACAAACCTTGCCAAATGTTCAACTGAGCCAAAGAACCAGTGAGGGTACGCTGACTCACTCTGTGAACACTTTGTTTGCTAACAAAAAAGTCGTACTGTTTGCCGTGCCGGGTGCCTATACTCCGACCTGCTCAGAAGCGCATTTACCTGGTTATGTAGTACTGGCAGACAAATTTAAAGAGAAAGGCATAGACATGATCGCTTGCGTTTCGGTTAACGATGCTTTCGTGATGAAAGCGTGGGGCGAAGCGCAAAATGCGAGCGAAATTTTCATGCTGGCTGATGGCGATGCGAGCTTTACTAAAGCCTTAGGTCTCGAAATGGACACAGGTAACTTTGGTGGTGTGCGCTCTCAACGCTACGCCATGGTGATTGAAAACAACGTAGTCACTCTACTCAATGTTGAACCACCAAAAACCTTCGAACTGAGCAAAGCGGAAACTGTGCTAGCCAGTTTGTAATTCTAGTCAAGAAACCCCGATACCTTGCCTTTTGGCTAAGTGCCGGGGTTGATGTTGTTTATTGATCCACTCACCCTTTCAAACATGCATGCTCTAAAAGCGATGATTTAAACGCGGATAACTTTCTAATAACTGCTTTGCGTGCTCAAAATCAAAATTCTCAATTGCTGAGATCAGCGCAGCTTGCTGCGTTGAATTCCACTGAGTGACTTGTCGAATCGACTTGCTCAGATTCAATGCGGTGACATCATAATCATTGATCGCCTGTTGCAATTGTTGATACCACAATCCCCAATCTACGTTTGCCGCTAGCTGCGGCCCCTTATGCTGATTTTCCCATGCTGAGAGCTCATCATCGACTTGAGCAAGTACGCTTTGAGCCTGTTGAATCTGTTCAACGGATGGGCACACTTGTTGCTCTAAACACTGTTCCATCTCTGCTGCTAACTGAGCTAAGGTATCCAATCCTAAATTCGCAGCAGAACCTTTCAGAGTGTGAGCCACTCGAGTCGCAGAGCTCCAGTCTTGCGCTTCGATTAATCCAGCTAAACTTTGTAAATCAATTGTTTGACTATCAATAAAGTGGCGCAGAATTTCAAAAAAGCGTTGTTGATTGCCCCCGATCCGAAAGATGGCTTGTTCCAGATCCACACCGGTCAGCTGAGGTAGATCAAACAATGTGCTACTCGCGACTTTCGATACGCTTGGTTTGTCTAGGGAGTACGATGAAGAGTTCTGTACATCACCCGCTTTAAGAAATTGCCTAAGTACCTGATAAAACTTATCCACTTCAATCGGTTTGGAGAGATGATCATTCATGCCCGCTTGCAAGCAACGTTCAATATCTATCGCCATTGCATTGGCGGTCATGGCAACGATAGGTAAGTTCTGCCAACGCGGATTGGCTCGAATATGCTCAGTCGCAGTGATCCCATCCATGACCGGCATCTGCATATCCATTAACACCAGATCAAAATCGGCCTGCTCTAGCCTATCTAGCGCTTCTTGACCATGATTGGCGACCACAACGTTAAGACCAGTGTCTTGCAGTAGCCCAAGCGCAACTTCTTGGTTAACCTCATTATCTTCCACTAGCAACAGACTCTGCCCGACAAAATTGGGGCGACTGTTTTGCAGCGCTTCGTTCGTCTTGTGGCGCACATGCTCAATACCATAGCTGGTCACAATCGCATCCAGCAGATTCGACGGATTAACCGGTTTGACAATTAAAGCGTCAACCAGCTTGCTGTTCTCACCTTCAAGGTTAATTTCACGGCCATAAGCGGTGACTAAAAAGCTTTTCATGTGGCCACGAAGGCCGAGGGTTTTCACCCGAGTCAGTAACTCGATGCCATTCATTCCTGGCATGTTCCAGTCAACAAACAACATATCAAACGGTTTTTGCTGAATTTCTGACAGCGCCTCAAACCCATTACTCACAGTAACGACATTAAAACGCATTGCGGTCAGTAAAGAGTCAAGGATATGACGAGCAGAATCATTATCATCCACCACTAACACTCGTTTATCCGCTAGGCCATGCACAGGTTGGGAAATATCGCGCATTTTGG containing:
- a CDS encoding TusE/DsrC/DsvC family sulfur relay protein, with amino-acid sequence MLEYQGKTIDTDAQGYLLDFTQWEEGMIALLAEQEGIELTDAHLEVVHFVRRFYEEFKTSPAIRMLVKAMEKEHGPEKGNSKYLFKLFPKGPAKQATKLAGLPKPAKCL
- a CDS encoding amino acid ABC transporter ATP-binding protein; translated protein: MTQQLNQDFMIQIKDMNKWYGEFHVLKNINLNVKKGERIVICGPSGSGKSTMIRCINRLEEHQKGQIMVAGNELTEDLKDIELVRREVGMCFQHFNLFPHLTVLENCTLAPIWVKKMPKDKAEEIAMKYLTRVRIPEQADKYPGQLSGGQQQRVAIARSLCMNPQIMLFDEPTSALDPEMVREVLDVMVELAEEGMTMLCVTHEMGFAKEVADRVIFMDAGEIIEENNPKEFFENPQSDRTQNFLAQILHH
- a CDS encoding Bax inhibitor-1/YccA family protein, translating into MNTPMFTRTSSLERTLETNKVLKNTYFLLSMTLVTSAIAAMATMAIGISPIVALVMQLAAIGILFFVMPKAINSSSGVVWTFAFTGLMGGALGPMLNFYAAMPNGPIVIAQALGLTGMVFLGLSAYTITSKKDFSFMRNFLFAGLIIVIVAALINIFVGSTVAHLAISSVSALVFSGFILFDTSRIVRGEETNYISATISMYLNILNLFTSLLSILGIMNNND
- a CDS encoding class I SAM-dependent methyltransferase produces the protein MTPAIYLVKGRDKSLRRKHPWIFSRGISKVEGAPELGETVDVYSFEGKWLAKAAYSPHSQITARVWSFEQEPIDRNFFIKRIEQAQLLRNDIIERDGLTGYRLIAAESDGLPGITIDKYQDYLVCQLLSAGAEYQKQTLVEALLHCFPECNIYERSDVAVRKKEGLEERVGVLHGELPPKSVVIEENGVKISVDIVGGHKTGFYLDQRDSRFQSMKYVKDKEVLNCFSYTGGFGLYALKGGAKRVINTDVSQPALDTAKFNAELNGFDISKKRAVFLNADVFKLLREYRDQGTRFDVVVMDPPKFAESKAQLDGACRGYKDINMLAMQILNPGGTLLTYSCSGLMDQVLFQKIIADAALDAGRDVKFVERFEQAADHPTDTAYPEGFYLKGFACKVL
- a CDS encoding peroxiredoxin, which gives rise to MIQIGQTLPNVQLSQRTSEGTLTHSVNTLFANKKVVLFAVPGAYTPTCSEAHLPGYVVLADKFKEKGIDMIACVSVNDAFVMKAWGEAQNASEIFMLADGDASFTKALGLEMDTGNFGGVRSQRYAMVIENNVVTLLNVEPPKTFELSKAETVLASL
- the yccX gene encoding acylphosphatase, with product MEKQCSKFIVSGHVQGVGFRYHTSHQGLKLGLTGYAKNLNNGDVEVVACGSPDRLDELYLWLQEGPKTASVRQVRRLSSDTGHDYQGFEIL
- a CDS encoding diguanylate cyclase, whose amino-acid sequence is MTGIRLLACCGGRICSVILLIISSSVYAVVEHISDYFVETWTSTDGLPHNSINSIAQTRDGYLWFATWEGVVRYNGINFQVFDRSPQTGMADSGTRTLLPMYNNGLLVAGARGSITQRQSYGWQSFPSAPSLVNSALIDDAQNLWLAVEGLGVMVRPYLGDNRYGEDRWLLTDVSAYRLVKNQQGVVFAATDKGLYRFNNWQSSVMELPIGRYERINYISISLNQELVVATDHGVWINTEESFQSLFSPLEKDMVTLVEQDRAGNWWIGTVNRGIARLKNQQLQFLEPSRGLPDSRVLSWYQDIEGSVWVGTNAGIMRLRDAPFININSDKGLVGDYVRTLLPLDERRVMVGTSRGLSIIEDGLAHSALTPDVTIHPSILSLAKADQQNESVWIGSVQKGLLLWQNGQLRSVLDENNGLPSNEVRAIVTDAKDNLWIGTQNGIVKRTPKGMLTTYNKKNSPLPDDYIMALAMDAKGQLWIGTAVGVAYFDTEGKIRPIDLTALEQAQYVFGFYMEPDYVWMATDRGIVRYRLSDGSLSLVGRAAGLPIDKFFQMLRDSEGHVWLSSNRGVWKLNYDQMLAVADGMNTQLEFEHFDEGDGMATSQANGGTNPASASLPNGELLFATAKGVSSIKVQRLRQLSELRLPVVLESVSFDSESINPDQQHLAAAGTNRVSFGYVGLGFVMSERLQYRTKLEGFDRGWSYRGHNTQAEYTNLAPGKYRFFVSARYPYGEWNDATFSYVFTIEPHLWQRKEVIFMAGMLLLALAASLVMWRIRMLKRRELYLVEQVALQTQKLRLQAEKFERLSKEDALTGLANRRAFDMYLKQAFLRLQYPEHQVSIALLDIDHFKQINDRYSHIIGDQAIVAVSQELLGYVGDKTRVARWGGEEFTILYLGDPKQAWGYFEKLRCKIEQVDLSAVAPGLNVTVSIGFADAQQAESYETVLKLADHALLTAKKLGRNRVVKSEEWQVKSGLH